The Oxyura jamaicensis isolate SHBP4307 breed ruddy duck chromosome Z, BPBGC_Ojam_1.0, whole genome shotgun sequence genome window below encodes:
- the RIC1 gene encoding guanine nucleotide exchange factor subunit RIC1 isoform X3 translates to MYFLSGWPKRLLCPLESPERPLHIRTDPQRAFFAVLAPSQLSVWYCRPSVLIVSYKELAKAASQFGPYKQAEWRPDSTMIAVSTAKGYILFFEIPSARDKYLYEPMYPKGSPHLKGTPHYKEEQCAPSLNLEMKKVLDLQASITSLQSMLEDLLVATADGFLHLVHWDGMTNGRKAINLCTVPFSVDLQSSRAGSFLGFEDVYIRDMEYCATLDGFAVVFNDGRVGFITPMSSRFTAELHGVWAQDVIDGTCVAVNNKYRLMAFGCANGSVQVYTIDTTTGAMQFSHKLELTPKQYPDIWNKTGPVKLIRWSPDSCVVMVTWECGGLSLWSVFGAQLICTLGGDFAYQSDGTKKDPLKISSMTWGSEGYHLWVIDGNSSQNTKSDRDAKNEPQQFGILQFHFIKSALTVNPCMSNQEQVLLQGEDRLYLNCGDATQAQNPRNTSAHSEHKPTRERGPFSDGNLDSQGLSTLLGHRHWHVVQIHSTYLESNWPIRFSAIDKLGQNVAVVGKFGFAHYSLLTKKWKLFGNITQEQNMIVTGGLAWWNDFIVLACYNLNDHQEELRIYLRTSNLDNAFAHITKVQANTLLLSVFRDIVILFRADCSICLYSIERRPEGLNPTASVQVLQEVSMSRYIPHPFLVVSVTLTSVRTETGISLKMPQQACEAESIMLNLAGQLIMLQRDRSGPQIRDKDNNPNQRKHLPFCAPVVLAQSVENVWTTCRINKQKRHLLEALWLSCGGAGMKVWLPLFPRDHRKPHSFLSRRIMLPFHINIYPLAVLFEDALVLGAVNDTVLYDCLYTQTSAREHLEVLFPFSIVERTSQIYLHHILRQLLVRNLGEQALLLAHSCATLPYFPHVLELMLHEVLEEEATSREPIPDPLLPTVAKFITEFPLFLQTVVHCARKTEYALWNYLFAAVGNPKDLFEECLMAQDLDTAASYLIILQNMEVPAVSRQHATLLFNTALEQGKWDLCRHMIRFLKAIGSGETETPPATPTTQEPSSSSGFEFFRHRSISLSQSAENLHSKFNLTKTLSMPSGPSGKRWSKDSDCAENMYIDMMLWRHARRLLEEIKLKDLGCFAAQLGFELIGWLCKERARAARVEDFVFALKKLHKDFLWPFPVIPASSINSPFKNGKYKTAMGEQLLKSQSADTFVNMEVDTGVSSTPRSRSWLGTISSSQREIDTASSHGPHMQDAFLSPLLIKGDECSIGSATDLTETSSMVDGDWTMVDENFSSLSLTQSELEHISLELASKGPHKSQVQLRYLLHIFMEAGCLDWCIIIGLILRESSVINQVFSLMQSSDIDGEICQNIKTGLYAVDKWASTDCPGYKPFLNIIKPQIQKLSEIAEEQVQPEAFQPVNPSKVTEQANTRAEESRTLISLGTNPQSDAGNSTASRHEEDKSKTEDEDSFQEGSYDCIVS, encoded by the exons aGGAAGCCCACATCTGAAGGGAACACCACATTATAAAGAAGAGCAATGTGCTCCTTCTTTAAAtctggaaatgaagaaagtgCTGGATCTACAAGCTTCTATCACAAG TTTGCAGTCCATGTTAGAGGATCTACTTGTTGCTACTGCTGATGGATTTCTCCATCTTGTTCACTGGGATGGTATGACCAATGGAAGGAAGGCCATCAACCTGTGTACAGTTCCATTTTCTGTGGATCTGCAGTCTTCTCGAG CAGGTTCATTTTTGGGCTTTGAAGATGTTTACATCAGAGATATGGAATACTGTGCCACACTTgatggttttgctgttgtttttaatgatggCAGAGTTGGTTTCATTACACCAATGTCAAGTAGATTCACTGCTGAG CTCCATGGTGTCTGGGCACAAGATGTGATTGATGGAACTTGTGTGGCAGTGAATAACAAATACAGACTAATGGCATTTGGATGTGCCAA TGGCTCTGTGCAGGTTTATACAATAGATACCACCACGGGAGCCATGCAATTTTCTCATAAATTGGAGCTGACACCAAAACAATATCCTG atatTTGGAATAAAACAGGACCTGTTAAACTAATCAGATGGTCACCTGATAGCTGTGTTGTTATGGTGACCTGGGAATGTGGAGGCTTGTCCTTATGGAGTGTTTTTGGTGCTCAACTTATCTGTACTTTAGGAGGTGATTTTGC gtATCAGTCTGATGGTACTAAAAAGGACCCTCTAAAGATCAGTTCTATg accTGGGGTTCAGAAGGGTATCATCTGTGGGTCATTGATGGGAATTCTTCTCAAAACACTAAGTCTGACAGAGACGCAAAAAATGAACCTCAACAGTTTGGTATTCTGCAGTTCCATTTCATCAAGAGTGCACTCACTGTTAATCCTTGTATG agtaacCAGGAACAAGTCCTCCTGCAAGGAGAAGATCGCTTGTATTTGAACTGTGGAGATGCAACACAAGCCCAGAACCCCAGAAATACTTCAGCACACTCTGAACATAAGCCTACCAGGGAAAGAGGTCCATTTTCAGATGGCAATTTAGATTCTCAGGGTTTAAGCACTTTACTAGGACACCGGCATTGGCATGTCGTACAG ataCATAGTACTTATCTAGAGAGCAACTGGCCTATAAGG TTTTCAGCTATTGACAAGCTTGGGCAGAATGTAGCTGTTGTTGGCAAGTTCGGTTTTGCACATTATTCTTTACTCACCAAAAAATGGAAGCTGTTTGGAAACATTACCCAG gagcAAAATATGATCGTAACAGGAGGCTTAGCATGGTGGAATGACTTCATTGTTCTTGCATGTTATAATTTAAATGATCATCAGGAAGAG CTGAGAATCTACCTGCGAACATCTAACCTTGATAATGCATTTGCACACATCACCAAAGTGCAAGCAAACACTTTACTACTGAGTGTCTTCCGGGACATCGTAATATTGTTCAGAGCAGATTGTTCCATTTGCCTTTACAGTATTGAGAGAAGGCCTGAAGG tcttaaCCCTACTGCCAGTGTCCAAGTTCTTCAGGAAGTGTCCATGTCTCGATACATCCCCCATCCTTTTCTTGTAGTGTCTGTTACGTTGACATCGGTGAGGACAGAGACTGGCATCAGCTTGAAGATGCCTCAGCAG GCTTGTGAGGCTGAAAGTATTATGCTAAACTTAGCAGGACAGCTCATCATGCTGCAACGGGATCGATCTGGCCCCCAGATACGGGATAAGGATAATAATCCTAATCAAAGGAAGCAT CTGCCTTTCTGTGCTCCAGTTGTTCTAGCCCAGTCTGTTGAAAATGTGTGGACTACTTGCAGGATCAACAAACAGAAACGCCACTTATTGGAAGCTCTTTGGCTCAGCTGTGGTGGGGCAGGTATGAAAGTCTGGCTTCCCCTGTTTCCCAGAGATCATCGAAAACCACATTCCTTTCTGTCAAGACGGATCATGCTGCCTTTCCACATCAACATATACCCACTGGCTGTTTTGTTTGAAGATGCCTTGGTTCTTGGTGCTGTTAATGACACTGTGCTCTATGACTGTTTATACACTCAAACCAGTGCTAGAGAACATTTAGaggttctttttcctttctccattgTTGAGAGAACCTCTCAGATCTACCTCCATCACATTTTACGCCAGCTGTTGGTTAGGAACCTTGGTGAACAAGCCTTGCTTTTGGCTCACTCCTGTGCCACATTACCATACTTTCCTCATGTACTAGAACTGATGCTTCATGAAGTGCTGGAAGAAGAAGCTACCTCGCGGGAACCCATTCCCGACCCTCTGCTTCCCACTGTGGCAAAGTTCATTACAGAGTTCCCCCTCTTCCTGCAGACAGTAGTTCATTGTGCTAGGAAGACAGAGTATGCCCTGTGGAATTacctttttgctgctgttggaaACCCAAAGGACTTATTTGAAGAGTGCTTAATGGCCCAGGACTTGGACACAGCTGCCTCTTACCTTATTATCCTACAG AATATGGAAGTTCCAGCAGTTAGCAGACAACATGCCACTCTCCTGTTTAACACTGCCTTAGAGCAGGGAAAGTGGGATCTTTGTCGTCATATGATCAGATTTCTTAAAGCCATTGGTTCTGGAGAAACAGAGACACCTCCAGCTACACCAACAACTCAG GAACCCAGTTCAAGTAGTGGCTTTGAATTCTTCAGACATCGCAGCATTAGTTTATCCCAATCAGCAGAGAATCTCCACAGCAAATTTAACCTGACAAAAACACTGAGTATGCCCTCTGGCCCATCTGGAAAAAG GTGGAGTAAAGACAGTGACTGTGCTGAGAACATGTACATTGACATGATGCTTTGGCGGCATGCTCGGCGTCTGCTAGAAGAAATCAAGCTGAAAGACCTTGGTTGTTTTGCTGCACAGTTGGGCTTTGAGCTGATTGGCTGGCTGTGCAAGGAGCGAGCCAGAGCTGCTCGTGTCGAAGACTTTGTGTTCGCTTTGAAAAAGCTACACAAGGATTTCCTCTGGCCATTCCCAGTCATACCGGCTTCATCCATTAATTCACCCTTCAAGAACGGAAAGTACAAGACAG ccaTGGGGGAACAGCTGCTAAAATCTCAGTCTGCAGACACCTTTGTAAATATGGAAGTGGACACAGGGGTTTCAAGCACACCTAGGAGTCGCAGCTGGCTTGGCACTATCAGCTCCTCTCAGAGAGAAATTGACACGGCTTCATCCCATGGACCACACATGCAAGATGCattcctttctcctttgctAATCAAAG GTGATGAATGCAGCATTGGTTCAGCAACAGACCTGACTGAAACAAGTTCTATGGTGGATGGTGACTGGACCATGGTGGATGAGAACTTCTCCAGCCTAAGTCTAACTCAGTCAGAGCTTGAACATATCTCTCTAGAACTGGCCAGTAAAGGGCCACACAAGTCACAAGTCCAGCTGCG GTACTTGCTACATATCTTCATGGAAGCAGGATGTCTGGACTGGTGTATTATCATAGGTCTTATCCTCAGAGAATCTTCAGTAATCAACCAAGTTTTCAGTTTAATGCAATCCTCTGATATTGATGGAGAAATCTGTCAGAATATCAAGACTGGCCTATATGCTGTTGACAAATGGGCTTCTACAGACTG CCCTGGGTACAAGCCATTTCTAAATATCATCAAACCACAGATCCAGAAGCTAAGTGAAATAGCAGAAGAGCAAGTACAGCCTGAAGCTTTTCAGCCAGTGAATCCTTCTAAAGTTACAGAACAAGCAAACACCAGAGCTGAGGAAAGCAGGACTTTGATTAGCCTCGGCACTAATCCTCAGAGCGATGCTGGCAACAGCACTGCTAGCAGACATGAAGAGGATAAGTCTAAGACAGAGGATGAGGATTCATTCCAAGAGGGCAGTTATGACTGTATTGTGTCTTAA
- the RIC1 gene encoding guanine nucleotide exchange factor subunit RIC1 isoform X2: MYFLSGWPKRLLCPLESPERPLHIRTDPQRAFFAVLAPSQLSVWYCRPSVLIVSYKELAKAASQFGPYKQAEWRPDSTMIAVSTAKGYILFFEIPSARDKYLYEPMYPKGSPHLKGTPHYKEEQCAPSLNLEMKKVLDLQASITSLQSMLEDLLVATADGFLHLVHWDGMTNGRKAINLCTVPFSVDLQSSRGSFLGFEDVYIRDMEYCATLDGFAVVFNDGRVGFITPMSSRFTAEQLHGVWAQDVIDGTCVAVNNKYRLMAFGCANGSVQVYTIDTTTGAMQFSHKLELTPKQYPDIWNKTGPVKLIRWSPDSCVVMVTWECGGLSLWSVFGAQLICTLGGDFAYQSDGTKKDPLKISSMTWGSEGYHLWVIDGNSSQNTKSDRDAKNEPQQFGILQFHFIKSALTVNPCMSNQEQVLLQGEDRLYLNCGDATQAQNPRNTSAHSEHKPTRERGPFSDGNLDSQGLSTLLGHRHWHVVQIHSTYLESNWPIRFSAIDKLGQNVAVVGKFGFAHYSLLTKKWKLFGNITQEQNMIVTGGLAWWNDFIVLACYNLNDHQEELRIYLRTSNLDNAFAHITKVQANTLLLSVFRDIVILFRADCSICLYSIERRPEGLNPTASVQVLQEVSMSRYIPHPFLVVSVTLTSVRTETGISLKMPQQACEAESIMLNLAGQLIMLQRDRSGPQIRDKDNNPNQRKHLPFCAPVVLAQSVENVWTTCRINKQKRHLLEALWLSCGGAGMKVWLPLFPRDHRKPHSFLSRRIMLPFHINIYPLAVLFEDALVLGAVNDTVLYDCLYTQTSAREHLEVLFPFSIVERTSQIYLHHILRQLLVRNLGEQALLLAHSCATLPYFPHVLELMLHEVLEEEATSREPIPDPLLPTVAKFITEFPLFLQTVVHCARKTEYALWNYLFAAVGNPKDLFEECLMAQDLDTAASYLIILQNMEVPAVSRQHATLLFNTALEQGKWDLCRHMIRFLKAIGSGETETPPATPTTQEPSSSSGFEFFRHRSISLSQSAENLHSKFNLTKTLSMPSGPSGKRWSKDSDCAENMYIDMMLWRHARRLLEEIKLKDLGCFAAQLGFELIGWLCKERARAARVEDFVFALKKLHKDFLWPFPVIPASSINSPFKNGKYKTAMGEQLLKSQSADTFVNMEVDTGVSSTPRSRSWLGTISSSQREIDTASSHGPHMQDAFLSPLLIKGDECSIGSATDLTETSSMVDGDWTMVDENFSSLSLTQSELEHISLELASKGPHKSQVQLRYLLHIFMEAGCLDWCIIIGLILRESSVINQVFSLMQSSDIDGEICQNIKTGLYAVDKWASTDCPGYKPFLNIIKPQIQKLSEIAEEQVQPEAFQPVNPSKVTEQANTRAEESRTLISLGTNPQSDAGNSTASRHEEDKSKTEDEDSFQEGSYDCIVS, translated from the exons aGGAAGCCCACATCTGAAGGGAACACCACATTATAAAGAAGAGCAATGTGCTCCTTCTTTAAAtctggaaatgaagaaagtgCTGGATCTACAAGCTTCTATCACAAG TTTGCAGTCCATGTTAGAGGATCTACTTGTTGCTACTGCTGATGGATTTCTCCATCTTGTTCACTGGGATGGTATGACCAATGGAAGGAAGGCCATCAACCTGTGTACAGTTCCATTTTCTGTGGATCTGCAGTCTTCTCGAG GTTCATTTTTGGGCTTTGAAGATGTTTACATCAGAGATATGGAATACTGTGCCACACTTgatggttttgctgttgtttttaatgatggCAGAGTTGGTTTCATTACACCAATGTCAAGTAGATTCACTGCTGAG CAGCTCCATGGTGTCTGGGCACAAGATGTGATTGATGGAACTTGTGTGGCAGTGAATAACAAATACAGACTAATGGCATTTGGATGTGCCAA TGGCTCTGTGCAGGTTTATACAATAGATACCACCACGGGAGCCATGCAATTTTCTCATAAATTGGAGCTGACACCAAAACAATATCCTG atatTTGGAATAAAACAGGACCTGTTAAACTAATCAGATGGTCACCTGATAGCTGTGTTGTTATGGTGACCTGGGAATGTGGAGGCTTGTCCTTATGGAGTGTTTTTGGTGCTCAACTTATCTGTACTTTAGGAGGTGATTTTGC gtATCAGTCTGATGGTACTAAAAAGGACCCTCTAAAGATCAGTTCTATg accTGGGGTTCAGAAGGGTATCATCTGTGGGTCATTGATGGGAATTCTTCTCAAAACACTAAGTCTGACAGAGACGCAAAAAATGAACCTCAACAGTTTGGTATTCTGCAGTTCCATTTCATCAAGAGTGCACTCACTGTTAATCCTTGTATG agtaacCAGGAACAAGTCCTCCTGCAAGGAGAAGATCGCTTGTATTTGAACTGTGGAGATGCAACACAAGCCCAGAACCCCAGAAATACTTCAGCACACTCTGAACATAAGCCTACCAGGGAAAGAGGTCCATTTTCAGATGGCAATTTAGATTCTCAGGGTTTAAGCACTTTACTAGGACACCGGCATTGGCATGTCGTACAG ataCATAGTACTTATCTAGAGAGCAACTGGCCTATAAGG TTTTCAGCTATTGACAAGCTTGGGCAGAATGTAGCTGTTGTTGGCAAGTTCGGTTTTGCACATTATTCTTTACTCACCAAAAAATGGAAGCTGTTTGGAAACATTACCCAG gagcAAAATATGATCGTAACAGGAGGCTTAGCATGGTGGAATGACTTCATTGTTCTTGCATGTTATAATTTAAATGATCATCAGGAAGAG CTGAGAATCTACCTGCGAACATCTAACCTTGATAATGCATTTGCACACATCACCAAAGTGCAAGCAAACACTTTACTACTGAGTGTCTTCCGGGACATCGTAATATTGTTCAGAGCAGATTGTTCCATTTGCCTTTACAGTATTGAGAGAAGGCCTGAAGG tcttaaCCCTACTGCCAGTGTCCAAGTTCTTCAGGAAGTGTCCATGTCTCGATACATCCCCCATCCTTTTCTTGTAGTGTCTGTTACGTTGACATCGGTGAGGACAGAGACTGGCATCAGCTTGAAGATGCCTCAGCAG GCTTGTGAGGCTGAAAGTATTATGCTAAACTTAGCAGGACAGCTCATCATGCTGCAACGGGATCGATCTGGCCCCCAGATACGGGATAAGGATAATAATCCTAATCAAAGGAAGCAT CTGCCTTTCTGTGCTCCAGTTGTTCTAGCCCAGTCTGTTGAAAATGTGTGGACTACTTGCAGGATCAACAAACAGAAACGCCACTTATTGGAAGCTCTTTGGCTCAGCTGTGGTGGGGCAGGTATGAAAGTCTGGCTTCCCCTGTTTCCCAGAGATCATCGAAAACCACATTCCTTTCTGTCAAGACGGATCATGCTGCCTTTCCACATCAACATATACCCACTGGCTGTTTTGTTTGAAGATGCCTTGGTTCTTGGTGCTGTTAATGACACTGTGCTCTATGACTGTTTATACACTCAAACCAGTGCTAGAGAACATTTAGaggttctttttcctttctccattgTTGAGAGAACCTCTCAGATCTACCTCCATCACATTTTACGCCAGCTGTTGGTTAGGAACCTTGGTGAACAAGCCTTGCTTTTGGCTCACTCCTGTGCCACATTACCATACTTTCCTCATGTACTAGAACTGATGCTTCATGAAGTGCTGGAAGAAGAAGCTACCTCGCGGGAACCCATTCCCGACCCTCTGCTTCCCACTGTGGCAAAGTTCATTACAGAGTTCCCCCTCTTCCTGCAGACAGTAGTTCATTGTGCTAGGAAGACAGAGTATGCCCTGTGGAATTacctttttgctgctgttggaaACCCAAAGGACTTATTTGAAGAGTGCTTAATGGCCCAGGACTTGGACACAGCTGCCTCTTACCTTATTATCCTACAG AATATGGAAGTTCCAGCAGTTAGCAGACAACATGCCACTCTCCTGTTTAACACTGCCTTAGAGCAGGGAAAGTGGGATCTTTGTCGTCATATGATCAGATTTCTTAAAGCCATTGGTTCTGGAGAAACAGAGACACCTCCAGCTACACCAACAACTCAG GAACCCAGTTCAAGTAGTGGCTTTGAATTCTTCAGACATCGCAGCATTAGTTTATCCCAATCAGCAGAGAATCTCCACAGCAAATTTAACCTGACAAAAACACTGAGTATGCCCTCTGGCCCATCTGGAAAAAG GTGGAGTAAAGACAGTGACTGTGCTGAGAACATGTACATTGACATGATGCTTTGGCGGCATGCTCGGCGTCTGCTAGAAGAAATCAAGCTGAAAGACCTTGGTTGTTTTGCTGCACAGTTGGGCTTTGAGCTGATTGGCTGGCTGTGCAAGGAGCGAGCCAGAGCTGCTCGTGTCGAAGACTTTGTGTTCGCTTTGAAAAAGCTACACAAGGATTTCCTCTGGCCATTCCCAGTCATACCGGCTTCATCCATTAATTCACCCTTCAAGAACGGAAAGTACAAGACAG ccaTGGGGGAACAGCTGCTAAAATCTCAGTCTGCAGACACCTTTGTAAATATGGAAGTGGACACAGGGGTTTCAAGCACACCTAGGAGTCGCAGCTGGCTTGGCACTATCAGCTCCTCTCAGAGAGAAATTGACACGGCTTCATCCCATGGACCACACATGCAAGATGCattcctttctcctttgctAATCAAAG GTGATGAATGCAGCATTGGTTCAGCAACAGACCTGACTGAAACAAGTTCTATGGTGGATGGTGACTGGACCATGGTGGATGAGAACTTCTCCAGCCTAAGTCTAACTCAGTCAGAGCTTGAACATATCTCTCTAGAACTGGCCAGTAAAGGGCCACACAAGTCACAAGTCCAGCTGCG GTACTTGCTACATATCTTCATGGAAGCAGGATGTCTGGACTGGTGTATTATCATAGGTCTTATCCTCAGAGAATCTTCAGTAATCAACCAAGTTTTCAGTTTAATGCAATCCTCTGATATTGATGGAGAAATCTGTCAGAATATCAAGACTGGCCTATATGCTGTTGACAAATGGGCTTCTACAGACTG CCCTGGGTACAAGCCATTTCTAAATATCATCAAACCACAGATCCAGAAGCTAAGTGAAATAGCAGAAGAGCAAGTACAGCCTGAAGCTTTTCAGCCAGTGAATCCTTCTAAAGTTACAGAACAAGCAAACACCAGAGCTGAGGAAAGCAGGACTTTGATTAGCCTCGGCACTAATCCTCAGAGCGATGCTGGCAACAGCACTGCTAGCAGACATGAAGAGGATAAGTCTAAGACAGAGGATGAGGATTCATTCCAAGAGGGCAGTTATGACTGTATTGTGTCTTAA